A window from Citrus sinensis cultivar Valencia sweet orange chromosome 3, DVS_A1.0, whole genome shotgun sequence encodes these proteins:
- the LOC127900777 gene encoding putative F-box protein At3g16210, translating to MAALPPDIIVDVFAKLPAKPLCRFKCLSKSFRALITNPRFVKIQQTETQQRQTLVLVSMVKSLVRNSLLRIDLDSKIITEDQLDFPIKESSFDCLRICSSRNGLLCLSLRDETATETLFIYNCSTREFKRIPNDYEPFTNRDTPLVSLGYAQSIYEFKVLGFSDSYRNAKAVVDEKFALIDPKDGKKYEDFMIDGFQENVRKYHVEVYAESLISPNSRTNFRISEGLNNN from the exons ATGGCGGCTCTTCCTCCAGATATCATCGTCGATGTGTTTGCAAAACTCCCCGCCAAGCCTCTTTGCCGATTCAAGTGTTTATCCAAGTCATTCAGGGCCTTAATTACTAATCCCCGGTTCGTCAAGATCCAACAAACTGAAACCCAACAAAGACAAACGCTGGTTCTTGTTAGTATGGTCAAGAGCTTGGTAAGAAACTCTCTTCTCCGTATAGACCTCGATAGCAAAATTATTACGGAAGATCAGCTTGATTTTCCAATTAAAGAAAGCTCTTTTGATTGTCTTAGGATATGCTCCTCTCGTAATGGTTTGTTGTGCTTATCACTCCGAGATGAAACTGCAACTgaaactttatttatatacAATTGTTCAACTAGAGAGTTCAAGAGAATACCAAACGACTATGAACCTTTCACTAATAGAGATACACCGTTAGTTAGCTTAGGTTATGCTCAATCAATATATGAGTTCAAGGTTTTAGGGTTTTCTGACTCTTATAGAAATGCCAAAGCAGTAGTAG ACGAGAAATTTGCACTTATTGATCCAAAGGATGGAAAAAAGTATGAAGATTTTATGATTGATGGCTTTCAAGAAAATGTTAGAAAGTATCATGTGGAAGTATATGCTGAGAGCTTGATCTCACCCAATAGCAGAACAAACTTCCGAATAAGTGAAGGTctgaataataattaa